The bacterium genome segment CAGAACAGGGACGTTCCTGAGAACTCCCACCGATCAGGGACAGACATCACATTTCGAATTCCGCAAGAAGATATCCCGCCTGCGTTCGGGATCGCCCCAGGTATGTCCCACTTCAACGGGAGTTCGCAGGAACGTCCCTGTTCTGCGATTCCCCGGGATCAGAGCTTTATGATCTTGCGGCCGTTGTGCCCCGTCAGCGCGTTGCGGGTGTCGACGATCACCTTTGCCTCGCGGGCGACAAGTTTATAGTCGAACGCGGCGTGGTTCGTCACGATCACCACGCAGTCGGCCTTCCGGAGCGTCGCGGCGGAAAACGGCGACGCGGAGAGCGTCATCCCCGCCTCCCGCACCTCGGCCACGTACGGGTCGCAATACGACAGGCGCGCCCCCTTTTTCGCCAGAAGCTGCAGGATATCGAGGGCCGGCGACTCGCGCACGTCGCTGATGTCCTTCTTGTACGCCACGCCCAGCACCAGCACCTTCGCCCCGTTGACCGCCTTCCGGCTCCGGTTGAGCGCCTCGGCCACCTTTTCCACGGTGTAGTGCGGCATCTGCCCATTCACCACGCCCGCCAGCTCGATGAAGCGCGACTCGAACCCGAACTGCTTCGCCTTCCACGACAGGTAGAACGGGTCCAGCGGGATGCAGTGCCCGCCGATCCCCGGTCCCGGGTAGAAGGGCATGAAGCCGAACGGCTTCGTCCCGGCCGCGTCGATCACCTCCCACACGTCGATCCCCATCCGGTTCGACATGAGCGCGATCTCGTTCACCAGCGCGATGTTCACCGACCGGAACGTGTTCTCGAGCAGCTTCACCATCTCGGCGACCGCCGCGGTCGACACCGGGTGGACGTGTTCGAGCACGCCGCTGTAGAGCGCCACCGCCACCTTCGTGCACGCGGGCGTCACGCCGCCCACCACTTTCGGGATGTTCCTCGTCGTGAACTTCGTATTCCCGGGGTCGACCCGCTCGGGCGAGAAGGCGAGGAAGATGTCCTTTCCCACCTTGAACCCCTTCTCCTCCACCATCGGTCCGAGGACCTCCCGCGTGGTCCCGGGGTACGTGGTGCTCTCGAGGACGATCAGCATGTCCTTGTGGAGATACTCCACAAGGTGCTCCATCGCGCCGACGATGTACGAGAGGTCCGGATCCTTCGTCTTGCGCAGCGGCGTGGGGACGCAGATGTTGACCGTGTCCGCCATCCCGACCGCCGAGTAGTCGGTGGTCGGCGTGAACAGTCCCGCGTCGACCGCGTTTTTCACCGCCTCGGACGGAACGTCACCGATGTACGACTTCCCTGCCCGCAGCGCGCGGACCTTGGATCCGTCGATGTCGATCCCGATGACCGGGA includes the following:
- a CDS encoding nucleotide sugar dehydrogenase; the encoded protein is MTGTRNEKGLLSRIKAKNFTAAIVGMGYVGLPLAMEYADAGIPVIGIDIDGSKVRALRAGKSYIGDVPSEAVKNAVDAGLFTPTTDYSAVGMADTVNICVPTPLRKTKDPDLSYIVGAMEHLVEYLHKDMLIVLESTTYPGTTREVLGPMVEEKGFKVGKDIFLAFSPERVDPGNTKFTTRNIPKVVGGVTPACTKVAVALYSGVLEHVHPVSTAAVAEMVKLLENTFRSVNIALVNEIALMSNRMGIDVWEVIDAAGTKPFGFMPFYPGPGIGGHCIPLDPFYLSWKAKQFGFESRFIELAGVVNGQMPHYTVEKVAEALNRSRKAVNGAKVLVLGVAYKKDISDVRESPALDILQLLAKKGARLSYCDPYVAEVREAGMTLSASPFSAATLRKADCVVIVTNHAAFDYKLVAREAKVIVDTRNALTGHNGRKIIKL